The following are from one region of the Nicotiana tabacum cultivar K326 chromosome 3, ASM71507v2, whole genome shotgun sequence genome:
- the LOC107822411 gene encoding alcohol acyl transferase 1 allele RGa-like: MSSSRPLVISMAMQKPELVIPATATPRERKHLSDIDDQGSLRFQIPILMFYKFSPSMEGKDPVKVIKEGLSKTLVFYYPLAGRIIELMPDRKLVVDCNGEGILFVEADAQVELDKLGDSIKPPCPYLDQLLYNVPGSAGIIDCPLLLVQVTRFSCGGFAVGFRFNHTMVDAYGVKLFLNALTELIQGASTPTILPVWQRHLFSARSSPCITCTHNEFDDHPRNNINVWDQNNTKLIQHSFFFGNKEMQAIQDQVSPNQRVIYKKFELLVAFLWKCRTIALGLHPEEIVHLTYLVNVRGKSLKFELPLGYYGNAWVSPAAVSKAGLLCSNPLTYAVDLVKKVKDQMNEEYIRSLADLMVIKGRPELTKSWNFIISDNRSAGFDEVDFGWGVPIFGGVPKAISVISFCLPLKNNMGEKGILIAISLPPLAMKKFQEIVQDTCHDPKFEPAVIAPDMPARRAKT; the protein is encoded by the exons ATGTCAAGTTCAAGACCATTAGTGATATCAATGGCGATGCAAAAGCCAGAATTAGTAATCCCAGCAACAGCAACACCTCGTGAGAGAAAACATCTTTCTGATATAGATGATCAAGGGAGTCTTCGTTTCCAAATTCCCATATTGATGTTTTACAAATTTAGTCCTTCAATGGAAGGCAAAGATCCTGTAAAAGTTATTAAAGAAGGACTGTCAAAGACACTAGTGTTTTACTATCCATTAGCCGGTAGAATCATTGAATTAATGCCTGATAGGAAGCTTGTTGTGGATTGCAATGGTGAAGGAATCTTGTTTGTAGAAGCTGATGCTCAAGTGGAGCTTGATAAGTTAGGAGACTCCATTAAACCACCATGCCCATACTTGGATCAACTGCTATACAATGTGCCCGGTTCTGCTGGTATCATTGACTGTCCTCTTTTGTTAGTTCAG GTGACTCGTTTTAGCTGTGGGGGATTTGCTGTTGGATTCAGATTTAATCACACTATGGTGGATGCCTATGGTGTGAAATTGTTTCTAAATGCCTTAACTGAATTGATCCAAGGAGCTTCAACACCTACTATATTACCCGTATGGCAAAGGCATCTCTTTAGTGCTAGATCATCCCCATGCATTACATGTACGCACAATGAGTTTGATGATCACCCAAGAAATAATATTAATGTATGGGATCAAAACAATACTAAGTTGATACAACACTCATTCTTCTTTGGAAATAAAGAGATGCAAGCaattcaagatcaagtttctCCAAACCAACGTGTAATTTATAAAAAATTCGAGTTATTAGTTGCATTTTTATGGAAGTGTCGTACGATTGCTCTTGGTCTGCATCCCGAAGAGATTGTCCATTTGACTTACCTTGTTAATGTACGTGGAAAATCACTAAAATTCGAACTTCCATTAGGATATTATGGGAATGCATGGGTTTCTCCAGCAGCAGTATCAAAAGCAGGATTGCTGTGTTCAAATCCTTTAACGTATGCAGTTGATTTGGTTAAGAAAGTTAAAGATCAAATGAACGAAGAATACATCAGATCACTGGCGGATTTAATGGTGATTAAAGGGAGACCGGAGTTGACAAAATCTTGGAATTTTATTATCTCAGATAATAGATCTGCTGGATTTGATGAAGTAGATTTTGGATGGGGAGTCCCCATTTTTGGAGGGGTTCCAAAAGCTATATCTGTGATCAGCTTTTGTCTTCCTCTTAAAAATAACATGGGAGAAAAGGGTATTTTGATAGCTATAAGTTTGCCTCCACTGGCCATGAAAAAATTTCAAGAGATTGTACAAGatacttgtcacgatccaaaattcgaGCCTGCCGTGATAGCGCCTGACATGCCAGCTAGGAGAGCCAAAACATAA